In Finegoldia magna ATCC 53516, a genomic segment contains:
- the kdpC gene encoding potassium-transporting ATPase subunit KdpC, which yields MKFLKKIKKAFIVSLFMFVLCGVIYPFFLTGISQLIFSKQANGSLVSYNNKVVGSKLIGQEFTDPRLFHCRPSAVNYNVFTGNKHEAISSGSENLAVSNPELKQRISQDINKLLLENPSIKKSDIPEDIITQSASGLDPHISIKAANIQVDRIEKNTGLSKKVIEELIKKNTNYKLFGIFGENTVNVLELNIDLIKELKK from the coding sequence ATGAAGTTTTTGAAAAAAATTAAAAAAGCTTTTATTGTATCGTTATTTATGTTTGTTTTGTGTGGAGTTATTTATCCTTTCTTTCTTACAGGAATAAGTCAACTCATTTTTTCCAAACAAGCTAATGGAAGTTTAGTAAGTTACAATAATAAAGTTGTAGGCTCAAAGTTAATAGGTCAAGAATTTACAGATCCTAGGTTATTTCATTGTAGACCATCTGCAGTTAATTATAATGTATTTACAGGAAATAAACATGAAGCAATATCTTCTGGTAGTGAAAATTTAGCTGTAAGTAACCCAGAATTAAAGCAAAGAATTAGCCAAGATATTAATAAATTATTACTTGAAAATCCATCAATAAAAAAATCTGATATTCCAGAAGATATAATAACACAATCAGCATCTGGTCTAGATCCACATATATCTATAAAAGCTGCAAATATTCAAGTTGACAGAATAGAAAAAAACACTGGATTATCTAAAAAAGTTATTGAAGAATTAATTAAAAAGAATACTAACTATAAACTATTTGGTATTTTTGGAGAAAACACAGTGAATGTACTTGAACTAAATATTGACTTGATTAAAGAGTTGAAAAAATAA
- a CDS encoding MBL fold metallo-hydrolase RNA specificity domain-containing protein has product MKITFLGAAQEVTGSCYLVETEKHKFMVDCGLFQGSKELEQKNHDDIDFNEVEFMLLTHAHIDHTGRIPLLYKNGFRKPIYCTKATKDLAEIMLMDSAKIQESDVEWENRKRQRSGKTLLTPLYTTIDAMSCISLFKGRFYDEVVKINEDIRVVFRDAGHMLGSSSLEIFITENGKTTKIIFSGDIGTSNNPILNNPEVLSGCDYLVMESTYGNRIHEPYKESVHSLIEIIEKVSSRGGTVIIPSFAVGRTQEIIYELNSYYDYQIKDHYEKKVPVYVDSPMALEATKAFMKNTDLFNQKAKDYISSGDNVFEFENLHYVKNIDESKMLNNVKFPRVIISSSGMATAGRVRHHLKHNLWDEKNAVVFVGYQAEGSLGRILLDGIDEVKLFGETIKVNAEIYNLGGFSGHADQNNLMDFVDNMKVKPKKIFITHGENEGAETLSNLLKEKYNIEAVIPEIYSTEEFDAGNYNIEQEISTNRENNDLYEELEKIKKKIDRLYENKELFDHKNMDSEEYNQLNNQILDLKNKIMTINMITGE; this is encoded by the coding sequence ATGAAAATTACATTTTTAGGAGCAGCACAAGAGGTAACGGGTTCTTGTTATCTTGTGGAAACTGAAAAACATAAATTTATGGTTGATTGCGGATTATTCCAAGGTAGCAAAGAGTTGGAACAAAAAAACCATGACGATATAGATTTTAATGAAGTAGAATTTATGCTTTTGACTCATGCACATATTGATCATACTGGAAGAATTCCTCTTTTATATAAAAATGGATTCAGAAAACCAATTTATTGTACAAAAGCTACAAAAGATTTGGCAGAAATAATGTTGATGGATAGTGCGAAGATTCAAGAGAGTGATGTAGAATGGGAAAATAGAAAAAGACAAAGATCTGGCAAAACACTTCTGACTCCTTTATACACTACGATTGATGCCATGAGTTGTATTTCATTATTTAAAGGACGTTTCTATGATGAGGTTGTAAAAATAAACGAAGACATAAGAGTTGTGTTCAGAGATGCAGGTCACATGCTTGGATCATCAAGTCTTGAAATATTTATCACTGAAAATGGAAAAACTACTAAAATTATATTCTCTGGAGATATAGGAACTTCAAATAATCCGATTTTAAACAATCCAGAAGTTTTATCTGGCTGCGATTATTTAGTTATGGAATCTACTTATGGTAATAGAATTCATGAACCTTACAAAGAAAGTGTACATTCTTTAATAGAGATAATTGAAAAAGTTTCATCAAGAGGTGGAACTGTAATCATTCCTAGCTTTGCGGTTGGAAGAACTCAGGAAATTATTTATGAACTAAACAGTTATTATGATTATCAAATAAAAGATCATTATGAAAAGAAAGTCCCAGTATATGTAGACAGTCCGATGGCACTTGAAGCGACAAAAGCATTTATGAAAAATACTGATTTGTTTAATCAAAAAGCAAAGGACTATATTTCGAGTGGAGATAATGTATTCGAATTCGAAAACTTGCATTATGTAAAAAATATCGACGAATCAAAAATGCTTAATAATGTAAAATTCCCAAGAGTAATCATTTCTTCTAGCGGGATGGCGACAGCTGGGCGTGTTCGACACCATTTGAAGCACAACTTGTGGGATGAAAAAAATGCCGTTGTTTTTGTTGGATATCAAGCAGAAGGCTCACTTGGAAGGATTTTGTTGGATGGTATAGATGAAGTTAAACTTTTTGGTGAAACAATAAAAGTGAACGCTGAAATATATAATTTGGGCGGATTTTCAGGACATGCCGATCAAAACAATCTTATGGATTTTGTAGACAATATGAAAGTAAAGCCTAAGAAAATTTTCATAACTCATGGTGAAAATGAAGGAGCAGAAACTTTATCTAATTTGTTAAAAGAAAAGTATAATATTGAGGCTGTTATCCCAGAAATTTATTCAACAGAAGAATTTGATGCAGGAAATTACAATATCGAACAAGAAATATCTACAAACCGTGAAAACAATGATTTGTATGAAGAATTAGAAAAAATAAAGAAAAAAATTGACCGATTGTATGAAAACAAAGAATTGTTCGACCATAAAAATATGGACTCTGAGGAATACAACCAACTTAACAATCAAATTTTAGACTTGAAGAATAAAATCATGACAATAAATATGATAACTGGAGAATAA
- the typA gene encoding translational GTPase TypA, with the protein MKCHKLEGSGILKREDVRNVAIIAHVDHGKTTLVDGLLKTSGIFRENQDVQERVMDSNDIERERGITILSKNTAIDYKNHKINIIDTPGHADFGGEVERVLKMTSGVVLVVDAFEGPMPQTKFVLKKAFELNLPTIICINKIDRKEARVDEVVDEILDLFIQLDADESYLDSPFVFASAREGFATDDLEERPEDMTALLDKIIDYIPAPEGEEDAPFKLLISTTDFNDYVGRIGIGKIEQGKVKVNDSCYIVNYNNPDKKKKIKVTKIYEFDGLNRVEVNESKFGSIVALTGVEGIEIGDTLANEEDCEPIEFVSISSPTLAMNFSVNNSPFAGRDGKFVTSRQVRARLYKELETDVSLKVEDTDSTDTFRVSGRGELHLSVLIENMRREGFEFQVSKPEVLFKKDENGKVLEPIEIVTIDVEEGFVGTVIEKLGTRKGELQDISNTSSGYTRLTFEIPSRGLIGYRQEFLSDTKGNGVINTELKGYEPYKGEIPKRQLGSLISFDTGVATAYGLNAAQDRGILFVQPQDEVYEGMVVGSNAKGLDIEVNICKKKAQTNIRSSAADEALKLSPPKIMSLEEMMEFVEEDELIEITPHHLRLRKKILDTQLRYKSKKYTK; encoded by the coding sequence ATGAAGTGTCACAAATTAGAGGGAAGTGGAATTTTGAAAAGAGAAGATGTAAGAAACGTAGCAATTATTGCCCATGTTGACCATGGCAAGACAACTTTGGTAGATGGGTTATTAAAAACAAGTGGTATTTTTAGAGAAAACCAAGATGTACAAGAACGTGTAATGGATAGTAATGATATAGAACGTGAAAGAGGAATTACTATACTTTCTAAAAACACTGCAATTGACTACAAAAATCATAAAATTAATATTATAGATACTCCAGGTCACGCTGACTTTGGAGGAGAAGTAGAACGTGTATTGAAAATGACAAGTGGAGTTGTGTTGGTAGTAGATGCGTTTGAAGGACCTATGCCACAAACAAAATTTGTATTGAAAAAAGCTTTTGAATTAAATTTACCTACAATTATTTGTATCAATAAGATTGACAGAAAAGAAGCTAGGGTAGATGAAGTAGTAGATGAAATTTTGGATTTATTTATACAATTAGATGCAGATGAATCTTATTTGGATTCTCCATTTGTATTTGCTTCTGCAAGGGAAGGATTTGCAACTGACGATTTGGAAGAAAGACCAGAAGATATGACTGCCTTATTGGACAAAATTATTGACTACATTCCAGCTCCAGAAGGAGAAGAAGATGCACCGTTCAAGCTTTTGATTTCTACAACTGATTTTAACGATTACGTTGGTAGAATTGGTATTGGTAAGATTGAACAAGGTAAAGTAAAAGTCAATGATAGTTGTTATATAGTAAATTACAATAATCCAGACAAGAAAAAGAAGATTAAAGTAACTAAGATTTACGAATTCGATGGATTAAATAGGGTTGAAGTTAATGAATCCAAGTTCGGTTCTATCGTAGCATTGACTGGTGTAGAAGGAATAGAAATCGGAGATACATTAGCAAATGAAGAAGACTGTGAGCCTATTGAATTTGTAAGTATTTCGAGTCCTACATTGGCAATGAATTTCTCAGTTAACAATTCTCCATTCGCTGGAAGAGACGGAAAATTTGTAACAAGTAGACAAGTTCGTGCTAGATTGTACAAAGAACTAGAAACAGATGTAAGTTTAAAAGTTGAAGATACTGATTCTACAGATACTTTTAGAGTTAGTGGTAGAGGTGAACTTCACTTATCTGTTTTGATAGAAAATATGAGACGTGAAGGATTTGAATTCCAAGTTTCAAAACCAGAAGTTTTGTTCAAAAAAGATGAAAATGGAAAAGTTCTTGAACCAATTGAAATAGTTACAATTGATGTCGAAGAAGGATTTGTCGGTACTGTAATTGAAAAATTGGGAACAAGAAAAGGTGAATTGCAAGATATTTCAAACACTTCTAGCGGGTACACAAGACTTACTTTTGAAATACCTTCTAGAGGCCTTATTGGATATCGTCAAGAGTTTTTAAGTGATACAAAGGGTAATGGAGTTATCAACACAGAACTTAAAGGATATGAGCCATATAAAGGCGAAATTCCAAAACGTCAATTAGGTTCATTGATTTCATTTGATACAGGAGTTGCTACAGCTTATGGATTAAATGCAGCACAAGACAGGGGAATTTTATTCGTACAACCTCAAGATGAAGTTTATGAAGGAATGGTAGTCGGATCTAATGCTAAAGGATTAGATATTGAAGTAAATATTTGTAAGAAAAAAGCTCAAACAAATATTAGATCTTCTGCAGCAGATGAAGCATTAAAACTATCTCCTCCAAAAATCATGAGTTTGGAAGAAATGATGGAATTTGTTGAAGAAGACGAATTAATTGAAATTACTCCTCATCATTTGAGATTGAGAAAGAAAATTTTGGATACTCAATTAAGATACAAATCAAAAAAATATACTAAATAA
- a CDS encoding ATP-binding protein encodes MFKRQFVSDRTIATKNIHTMLRLLRKVVPDEELLYDIRLITNELIFNGLEHGNQFDINKKITFKIKLNDDSIKICVQDEGTGIDYCSNSYFNNDIYVRGRGLFIVSKLADELKIKENCVEAKLLVRPN; translated from the coding sequence ATGTTTAAGAGGCAATTTGTCAGCGATAGGACAATTGCTACTAAAAATATTCATACTATGCTCAGACTATTAAGAAAAGTTGTACCAGACGAAGAATTACTTTATGATATAAGATTAATAACTAATGAATTGATTTTTAATGGACTAGAACATGGTAACCAGTTTGATATAAATAAGAAAATAACTTTCAAAATAAAATTGAACGATGATTCGATAAAAATATGCGTTCAGGATGAAGGGACAGGGATTGATTATTGTTCGAACAGTTATTTTAATAATGATATTTATGTCAGAGGTAGAGGATTATTTATAGTAAGTAAATTAGCTGACGAATTAAAAATTAAAGAAAATTGTGTTGAAGCAAAGCTATTAGTGAGACCTAATTAA
- a CDS encoding response regulator transcription factor, protein MNDNTRILIIEDDRAVRNLISNTLKINRFNYDLAVNGSEALLLFTTNKYDIVFVDLGLPDIDGIDLIKKFREFSTTPIIVISARSNDEDKIEALDAGADDFLTKPFNVEELLARVRSTIRRLNYSENNRIDNNVTFENGDIKIDYPSRSVFVKGEEIHLMPIEYSLLCLLSKNIGKVLTHQYILKTIWVNYLDSDLSSLRVYMTSLRKKIEKVSCEKYIQTHIGVGYKMIRVNKSDSEK, encoded by the coding sequence ATGAATGACAACACAAGAATATTAATAATAGAAGATGACAGAGCAGTTAGAAATCTAATTTCTAATACTTTAAAAATAAATAGATTTAATTATGATTTAGCTGTAAATGGTAGTGAAGCACTATTGTTATTTACTACGAACAAATACGATATAGTTTTTGTAGATTTAGGGTTACCTGATATTGACGGAATTGATCTTATTAAAAAATTCAGAGAGTTTTCAACTACTCCGATTATTGTAATAAGTGCGAGGAGTAACGACGAAGATAAAATAGAAGCATTAGATGCAGGAGCTGATGATTTTTTAACTAAACCATTTAATGTTGAGGAATTATTGGCTAGAGTTCGCTCTACGATAAGGCGTTTAAATTATTCTGAAAATAATAGAATAGATAATAATGTAACATTTGAGAATGGTGATATAAAAATTGATTATCCTTCAAGAAGTGTGTTTGTTAAAGGAGAAGAAATCCATTTAATGCCAATTGAATACAGTTTATTATGTTTACTATCCAAAAATATAGGTAAAGTTCTTACTCATCAATATATTTTAAAAACTATTTGGGTGAATTATTTAGATTCTGATTTATCTTCATTAAGAGTTTATATGACTTCTCTTAGGAAAAAAATAGAAAAAGTATCTTGTGAGAAGTATATTCAAACTCATATAGGCGTAGGATATAAAATGATAAGGGTTAATAAGTCAGATTCGGAGAAATAA
- a CDS encoding DUF4118 domain-containing protein, translating into MIEKAKDSILVCISDAKSNSLVIKKANEIASKENARLIALYVCDRNDYQKKQEKGFLQQNLDLAESIGAMIEIIYDDDIAAQIVNFAKLYRVKKIVLGRNNNQRNFFILNKSICDEVIEKIEDIDIHIVPFYEDFSIKRFETNKNIIRDVFISLFILILCTLAGYVFYFYKFGESNIIMIYILGVFFIALITYNEILSMTASIICVLAFNFCFTEPTLSFSFYNKNYIITFLVLLIVSFLTSKLASRIKKSAENSSNMIYITKLLLETNQMLQSKITKSEIIETGCNQLSNLLKRNIKYYDILDNEIQKPLKFCYNSVKDNEISDPEEEKEIVEWAYLHNSNAGATTRYLPEAKYLYYTIRNNTNVYGIIGIYLYKDRLDSVENKILLAILGDMSLALEKEKVIEDKNRANLKIKDEQFKTNLLRSISHDLRTPLTTICGDSDILLNNYKNLTESMKLELFQDIYDDSQWLLNLIENILSITRVEEGRMKLKIEPQIVEEVIDEALKHINRDKRKHNINVDIEDEYLMANMDVRLIIQVIINLVDNAIKYTDEGSNILIKAFKKDENTIIQICDDGNGIRDNDKEKIFRKFYTSNDKISDNKRSIGLGLYLCKIIVEAHGGSIKVEDNKPKGAIFTFNLKAL; encoded by the coding sequence ATGATTGAAAAAGCTAAAGATTCAATATTAGTTTGTATATCTGATGCAAAGTCAAATAGCTTGGTAATAAAGAAAGCCAACGAAATAGCTAGTAAAGAAAACGCAAGGCTTATTGCATTATATGTTTGCGATAGAAATGATTACCAAAAAAAACAAGAAAAAGGATTTTTACAACAAAACTTAGATTTAGCTGAAAGTATCGGAGCCATGATTGAAATAATTTATGATGATGATATTGCGGCTCAAATAGTTAATTTTGCAAAGTTATACAGAGTAAAAAAAATTGTTCTGGGGAGAAACAACAACCAGAGGAATTTTTTTATATTAAATAAAAGCATCTGTGATGAAGTGATTGAAAAGATTGAGGATATAGACATTCATATCGTTCCTTTTTACGAGGATTTTTCAATTAAACGATTTGAAACTAATAAAAACATCATTCGAGATGTATTTATTAGTTTATTTATATTGATTTTATGCACATTAGCTGGTTATGTATTTTATTTTTATAAATTTGGTGAATCAAATATTATAATGATATATATATTAGGAGTGTTTTTTATAGCGCTTATAACGTATAATGAAATTTTAAGTATGACGGCATCGATAATTTGTGTTTTAGCTTTTAATTTTTGTTTTACTGAGCCAACTTTGAGTTTTTCTTTTTATAATAAAAATTATATAATAACATTTTTAGTTTTATTGATAGTCTCATTTTTGACGAGTAAATTAGCTAGTCGTATAAAAAAAAGTGCAGAAAATTCATCTAATATGATATACATTACTAAGTTATTATTAGAGACAAATCAGATGTTACAATCTAAAATAACGAAATCTGAAATAATTGAAACAGGATGTAATCAGTTATCGAATCTATTAAAAAGAAATATTAAATATTATGATATATTAGATAATGAAATTCAAAAGCCATTAAAATTTTGTTATAATTCTGTAAAGGATAATGAAATTTCGGATCCGGAAGAAGAAAAGGAAATAGTAGAATGGGCTTATTTACACAATAGTAATGCTGGGGCTACTACCAGATATTTACCAGAGGCTAAATATCTGTATTATACTATAAGAAATAATACAAATGTTTATGGAATAATTGGTATATATTTATATAAGGACAGGTTAGATTCGGTTGAAAACAAAATCTTATTAGCTATTCTAGGAGATATGTCACTAGCACTTGAGAAGGAAAAAGTGATTGAGGATAAGAATAGAGCAAACTTGAAAATAAAAGATGAGCAATTTAAGACCAATCTATTACGATCTATATCACATGATTTGAGAACACCTTTAACTACTATTTGTGGGGATTCGGATATATTGCTAAATAATTATAAAAACTTGACTGAATCAATGAAATTAGAACTGTTTCAAGATATTTATGATGATTCTCAATGGCTGTTAAATCTGATAGAAAACATACTATCTATTACTAGAGTAGAAGAAGGAAGGATGAAGCTAAAAATTGAACCACAAATTGTTGAAGAAGTAATTGATGAAGCTTTAAAGCATATAAATAGAGATAAAAGAAAACACAATATAAATGTTGATATTGAAGATGAATATTTGATGGCAAACATGGACGTAAGGCTAATTATTCAAGTAATCATAAACTTGGTAGATAATGCTATAAAATATACAGATGAAGGATCAAATATTCTGATTAAAGCTTTTAAAAAGGACGAAAATACAATAATACAAATTTGTGATGATGGAAATGGTATAAGAGATAATGATAAGGAAAAAATATTTCGAAAATTTTATACATCCAATGATAAAATATCTGACAATAAAAGAAGTATAGGTTTAGGGTTATATCTATGTAAGATCATAGTAGAAGCACATGGCGGGTCAATAAAAGTTGAAGACAATAAGCCCAAAGGAGCAATATTTACTTTTAATCTCAAAGCATTATAA
- a CDS encoding YerC/YecD family TrpR-related protein, with protein MAEINIKDKTLNEFFDAIMMLKGRDELQRFFEDVCTMRELNSISQRLEVAKLLKIRKTYSEIEKDTGASTATISRVNRSLQNGAQGYELVLDNLIAKNLEEKRKRKQK; from the coding sequence ATGGCAGAAATTAATATCAAAGATAAGACATTAAATGAGTTTTTTGATGCAATTATGATGTTGAAGGGTAGAGATGAATTGCAACGTTTTTTTGAAGACGTTTGCACAATGAGAGAACTTAATTCAATTTCTCAAAGATTAGAGGTAGCAAAACTACTTAAAATAAGAAAAACCTATAGCGAAATTGAAAAGGATACTGGTGCATCTACTGCTACCATTAGTAGAGTTAATAGGTCTTTGCAAAACGGAGCTCAGGGCTATGAATTAGTTTTAGATAATTTGATAGCAAAAAATTTAGAAGAAAAAAGGAAAAGAAAACAAAAATAA
- the yihA gene encoding ribosome biogenesis GTP-binding protein YihA/YsxC: MRIINSDLEKIAFLKEQYPDESLPEIAFCGRSNVGKSSFINSILDRKNLARTSSKPGKTRTVNFYNANNEFRLVDLPGYGYAQTSKSEKKKWAQVIETYLNNRRNLYEVFLIVDIRHKPTVQDKEMYNWIIQSGFCGFVIATKLDKIGKTIIKKNLNIIKKELNIDDDNLIYEYSSTSKTNKKAVMEQLEMILKYGSGIEE; the protein is encoded by the coding sequence ATGAGAATAATTAATTCTGATTTGGAGAAAATCGCGTTTTTAAAAGAACAATATCCAGATGAATCTTTGCCAGAAATTGCTTTTTGTGGAAGAAGTAACGTAGGTAAGTCATCTTTTATTAATTCTATTTTGGATAGAAAAAATTTGGCAAGAACTTCATCTAAACCAGGAAAAACGCGTACGGTAAATTTTTACAATGCAAATAATGAGTTTAGATTGGTGGATTTGCCAGGATATGGGTATGCGCAAACATCAAAATCTGAAAAGAAAAAATGGGCACAAGTTATAGAAACTTATTTAAATAATAGAAGAAATTTATACGAAGTATTTTTGATTGTGGATATTAGACACAAGCCAACTGTTCAAGACAAGGAAATGTACAATTGGATTATTCAAAGCGGATTTTGTGGGTTTGTAATTGCTACAAAATTAGATAAAATTGGTAAAACAATTATTAAGAAGAACTTGAACATAATAAAAAAAGAACTCAACATAGATGATGATAACCTCATCTACGAATACAGTTCAACTTCTAAGACAAATAAAAAAGCTGTTATGGAACAGCTTGAAATGATTCTCAAATACGGTAGTGGAATTGAAGAATAA
- the glgB gene encoding 1,4-alpha-glucan branching protein GlgB: protein MEKYFYQGNNETDVYLFHEGNNNNLYKFLGSHIYSDDLGTYTRFLVWAPNAKHVNLVGDFNDWDDYSLPLQKLHDGEIWEICLRDVKIFDSYKYRIVTQDSEVLYKADPFAFHSELRPKTASKVYDIEGYTWNDKKWLKKREKTDRFHSPMSIYEINLSSWRKYGENYLSYIQLADELVDYLKEMNYTHVEFMPLMEHPFDGSWGYQLTGFFAATSRFGCPKDLMYLIDKLHQNDIGVIMDWVPAHFCRDDFGLRKFDGSNLFEKSDQYLADNDQWGTLNFDFSKKEVVNFLISSALFWFKYYHSDGLRVDAVAYMIYLNFAGKDIRNEDGSYENKEAIEFIKKLNQTIKQEFPSAFVIAEESTSWPNVTKSVEENGLGFDFKWNMGWMNDIIKYMKMDPIFRKDHHNLLTFSIMYAFNENYILPFSHDEVVHMKNSMIGKMPGTYDEKFDQIRLLYSFMFAHPGKKLLFMGNDIGQFDEWNEYKEVTWEVLEYEKHQKLKHFMKDLNKFYIDNDEFYDMDTSYSGFQWEDVNNANESLIIFERINSKNEKIICIFNFTPVKREKYPVGVDDYALYSVVLNSSMKKYGGNLQRNKPYYSKNIEHNDRKFSITVDIEPFSAMFIKQNKLRNINKK from the coding sequence ATGGAAAAGTATTTTTATCAGGGAAATAATGAAACAGATGTTTACTTGTTTCATGAAGGAAACAATAATAATTTGTATAAATTTTTGGGATCTCATATTTACTCAGATGATTTAGGAACCTACACCAGATTTTTGGTGTGGGCACCTAATGCCAAACATGTAAATTTGGTTGGAGATTTCAATGATTGGGACGATTATTCACTTCCACTTCAAAAATTACACGATGGAGAAATTTGGGAGATTTGTCTCAGAGATGTTAAAATCTTTGATTCATATAAGTACAGAATAGTTACACAAGATTCAGAAGTTTTATACAAGGCGGATCCATTTGCATTTCATAGCGAATTGAGACCAAAAACAGCAAGTAAAGTTTATGACATTGAAGGTTATACATGGAATGACAAAAAATGGCTCAAAAAAAGAGAAAAAACAGATAGATTCCACAGTCCTATGAGTATTTATGAGATAAATCTTTCTTCATGGAGAAAATACGGTGAGAATTATTTGTCTTACATTCAGTTAGCAGATGAGCTGGTGGATTATCTTAAAGAAATGAATTACACACATGTTGAATTTATGCCTTTAATGGAGCATCCTTTCGATGGATCATGGGGATATCAACTTACGGGATTTTTTGCAGCTACTTCTAGATTTGGTTGTCCAAAAGATTTGATGTATTTGATTGACAAATTACACCAGAATGATATTGGAGTTATCATGGATTGGGTTCCGGCTCATTTTTGTAGAGATGATTTTGGACTTAGAAAATTTGACGGAAGTAATTTATTTGAAAAATCAGACCAATACTTAGCTGATAATGATCAATGGGGAACACTGAACTTTGACTTTTCAAAAAAAGAAGTGGTGAATTTTCTTATATCTTCTGCATTATTTTGGTTCAAATACTACCATTCGGATGGACTTAGGGTTGATGCAGTTGCTTATATGATATATTTGAATTTTGCTGGAAAAGATATCAGAAACGAAGATGGCAGCTACGAAAACAAGGAAGCTATAGAATTTATTAAAAAATTAAATCAAACAATTAAACAAGAATTTCCAAGTGCTTTTGTAATTGCAGAAGAATCAACTTCATGGCCAAATGTTACGAAATCAGTAGAAGAAAACGGACTTGGTTTTGATTTTAAGTGGAATATGGGTTGGATGAATGACATAATCAAATACATGAAGATGGATCCTATTTTTAGGAAAGACCATCATAATTTATTAACTTTTTCGATAATGTATGCCTTTAATGAAAATTACATTCTCCCATTTAGTCACGATGAAGTAGTTCACATGAAAAACTCAATGATTGGTAAAATGCCTGGAACTTACGATGAAAAATTCGATCAAATAAGACTTTTGTATTCTTTTATGTTTGCTCATCCTGGAAAAAAACTTTTGTTTATGGGTAATGACATTGGCCAATTTGATGAATGGAATGAATACAAAGAAGTAACGTGGGAAGTTTTGGAATACGAAAAGCATCAAAAATTAAAACATTTTATGAAAGATTTAAATAAATTTTATATTGATAATGATGAATTCTATGATATGGATACAAGTTATTCGGGTTTTCAATGGGAAGATGTGAACAACGCAAATGAATCTTTGATAATTTTTGAAAGAATAAATTCCAAAAATGAGAAAATAATTTGTATTTTTAATTTCACACCTGTAAAAAGAGAGAAATATCCAGTAGGTGTGGATGATTACGCACTGTATTCAGTTGTACTTAATTCTTCAATGAAGAAATACGGTGGAAATTTACAAAGGAATAAACCATATTATTCGAAAAACATAGAACACAACGACAGAAAATTTTCTATAACAGTTGATATAGAACCATTTTCTGCGATGTTTATAAAACAAAATAAACTTAGAAATATCAATAAAAAGTAG
- the rd gene encoding rubredoxin, with amino-acid sequence MKKYVCDVCGYIYDPAEGDPDAGVQPQTAFEDLAEDWVCPICGAGKDDFSVVE; translated from the coding sequence ATGAAAAAATATGTATGTGACGTATGCGGATATATTTATGATCCAGCTGAAGGAGATCCAGACGCAGGTGTTCAACCACAAACAGCTTTTGAAGATTTAGCTGAAGATTGGGTTTGCCCAATTTGTGGCGCTGGAAAAGACGACTTCTCAGTTGTTGAATAA